The Hahella sp. HNIBRBA332 genome window below encodes:
- the fliF gene encoding flagellar basal-body MS-ring/collar protein FliF yields the protein MAGFWSEWSSGRRVAFVLATLIVVGAGVALYMMLTSHNYQVLYKDLDTEQAAKLTEKLDELKIPYQLGAQGSQVLVSQDDLYNAKLKLASSGYALNGGVGFELFDEADYGMTEFAQKINYQRALQGELARTIMSFDEIKFARVHLVLPESSLFKKDTKQPKASVTIVMEEGKYLSVDQINGIQNLVAASVEGLKPETVTLLNHKGVALTQMETGDQAAVSAQLKGKSAMEAFLQHKVGAILNQIFDEGTTAVRVDVALNHKRVERVRETLVPFGETDKGAVIKSSVNRQYEVPEQEGRKKPSSVVSSDVKEEEFAYGKQVETLSDAGGDVERITVSVVIPANASDAQTEAVKSLIASAIGLDFERGDLINVAAMGVGGLEQVLQPESPEKASMAVATTKPNLEQAPWENLKYLQLTVVALVAVALFLLILLMAFSGRSKPKLSAAEREETLAEIKAWLNSVDRV from the coding sequence ATGGCGGGTTTTTGGTCAGAATGGTCCAGCGGCAGACGAGTGGCGTTTGTATTGGCTACATTAATTGTGGTCGGCGCTGGAGTGGCCTTATACATGATGTTGACCTCACATAATTATCAAGTTCTATATAAGGATTTGGACACGGAGCAGGCGGCCAAACTGACCGAGAAACTGGATGAGCTGAAAATCCCCTATCAACTCGGCGCCCAGGGCTCTCAGGTATTGGTGTCTCAAGATGATTTGTATAACGCCAAGCTTAAATTGGCGTCTTCAGGTTATGCCTTAAATGGCGGGGTTGGCTTTGAGCTATTTGATGAAGCGGATTACGGTATGACGGAGTTCGCTCAGAAAATAAATTATCAACGCGCCCTGCAAGGTGAACTGGCCAGAACCATCATGTCATTTGATGAGATCAAGTTCGCTCGCGTTCACTTGGTGTTACCAGAGTCTTCCTTATTCAAAAAGGACACTAAGCAGCCAAAAGCTTCCGTGACGATAGTGATGGAAGAAGGCAAATATCTTTCGGTGGATCAGATCAATGGCATTCAGAATCTGGTCGCTGCGTCTGTAGAAGGGTTGAAACCTGAGACAGTGACATTGCTGAACCACAAAGGCGTGGCGCTGACCCAGATGGAAACGGGTGACCAAGCTGCCGTGTCCGCCCAATTGAAAGGCAAAAGTGCGATGGAAGCGTTTCTGCAGCACAAGGTCGGAGCGATACTTAATCAGATCTTTGATGAAGGAACGACTGCTGTCCGAGTTGACGTGGCGTTGAATCACAAGCGTGTGGAGAGAGTTCGTGAAACGCTGGTTCCATTTGGCGAAACCGACAAAGGCGCGGTGATTAAATCCAGTGTTAATCGTCAGTACGAAGTCCCTGAGCAGGAGGGTAGAAAGAAGCCTTCTTCTGTTGTCAGTTCTGATGTGAAAGAAGAAGAGTTCGCGTATGGCAAGCAGGTGGAAACATTATCTGATGCAGGTGGGGATGTAGAGCGCATCACCGTCAGTGTGGTTATTCCCGCAAACGCCTCAGACGCACAGACTGAAGCCGTTAAATCCTTGATTGCATCAGCGATAGGGCTGGATTTTGAACGGGGCGACCTAATCAATGTCGCAGCAATGGGCGTTGGCGGTCTGGAGCAGGTTCTTCAACCTGAGTCACCTGAAAAGGCTTCAATGGCGGTCGCTACTACTAAGCCAAATTTAGAGCAGGCGCCATGGGAAAATTTGAAATACCTGCAACTAACTGTGGTGGCGTTGGTTGCCGTCGCCCTGTTTCTCCTTATTCTGTTGATGGCGTTTTCTGGACGCAGTAAGCCTAAGCTCAGCGCGGCAGAGAGAGAAGAGACTTTGGCGGAAATAAAAGCCTGGCTTAATTCGGTAGATCGTGTATGA
- a CDS encoding FliH/SctL family protein, translated as MDKILRSSPVAGSRRLSYRAENAKASDSAPQKTAFTEQAFEASVSTSNEESIDEALASESSRQLVAMQRKLDEVLREKEGLERRLADFESQLKEATQETYDEAKKKGYEAGVEEGRKHSQKEIEEALEQFSVLLKNIETQANTAFNQLESISTDVGFAVVCKILGEKLVSREAVLASVNAVLEAIRDAGHLKIYLSQRDYALLSQVADGELASGSGKVELAIDSRINIGGCRVEANTGSWDGRLESQLRILRQKLEEFSDSEKS; from the coding sequence GTGGATAAAATTTTACGCTCTTCGCCTGTCGCTGGCTCACGCCGGCTTTCTTATCGCGCGGAAAACGCCAAGGCGTCTGATTCAGCTCCACAGAAGACGGCGTTTACGGAACAAGCTTTTGAAGCCAGCGTTTCTACATCGAACGAGGAGAGCATAGACGAAGCATTGGCGTCCGAGTCATCCAGGCAACTCGTTGCGATGCAGCGTAAGTTGGATGAAGTGTTACGAGAAAAAGAAGGTTTAGAGCGACGGCTTGCTGACTTTGAAAGTCAGTTAAAAGAAGCGACTCAAGAGACCTATGATGAGGCGAAAAAGAAGGGATATGAGGCCGGCGTCGAAGAAGGGCGTAAGCACAGTCAGAAGGAAATTGAAGAGGCTTTGGAGCAGTTTAGCGTATTACTGAAGAATATTGAGACGCAGGCGAATACAGCCTTTAATCAGCTTGAATCCATCTCTACTGATGTTGGCTTTGCGGTAGTTTGTAAAATACTAGGGGAAAAGCTGGTCTCACGAGAGGCTGTTTTGGCTTCTGTGAACGCCGTACTGGAAGCCATCCGCGATGCTGGCCACCTCAAAATATATCTGAGTCAGCGAGACTATGCGCTGTTAAGCCAAGTGGCGGATGGAGAGCTGGCGAGCGGCTCCGGCAAGGTAGAGCTTGCAATTGACTCAAGAATAAACATTGGCGGCTGTCGAGTAGAGGCCAACACGGGCTCTTGGGATGGTCGCTTAGAGTCGCAATTGAGAATTTTGCGACAAAAACTGGAAGAGTTCTCCGATAGTGAGAAAAGTTAG
- a CDS encoding FliI/YscN family ATPase, whose protein sequence is MKDNANPISRMIDAIKGCETVRRIGRVEQFYGSVLECAGPDAFLGEVCEVFSPGQMTSIAAEVVGFRHGRVLLMPLGRVTGIHVGSEVVATGLPASVTVSDGMLGRVVNAFGAPLDGGPLSGAGKSYPLYKEPINPMERAPCDEPLRVGVRVIDAFCAMAKGQRVGIFAGSGVGKSTLLGMIAKQCDAEVNVIAMIGERGREVSEFIQDNLGPNGLKKSVVVAATADEPALVRVHAAFVATAIAEYFRDQGKHVMLYMDSITRLATAQREIGLAIGEPPTSRGYTPSTFSLLPRLTERAGIFKSGGSISALYTVLVEGDDFNEPVSDTVRSILDGHIMLKRRLAHQGIFPAIDIRESMSRLFQRVTGKEQQAAVRELIRLESLYQESKELIELGAYKQGGDPDIDLAIRVHKSLNKFISQSEGESGVSRDIVAALKQVLSGK, encoded by the coding sequence TTGAAAGATAACGCTAACCCCATTTCTCGAATGATCGACGCCATCAAGGGATGCGAGACCGTTCGTCGTATTGGGCGAGTGGAGCAGTTTTATGGTTCGGTATTGGAGTGTGCTGGTCCGGATGCTTTTCTGGGCGAGGTCTGCGAGGTTTTTTCACCTGGTCAAATGACCTCAATAGCCGCAGAGGTCGTCGGCTTTCGTCATGGCAGGGTTCTATTAATGCCCTTGGGGCGCGTAACAGGCATACATGTGGGCAGTGAAGTCGTTGCGACAGGGCTGCCGGCCAGCGTTACGGTCAGTGACGGCATGTTAGGCAGAGTGGTGAATGCTTTTGGCGCGCCTCTTGATGGCGGACCACTGTCTGGCGCAGGGAAGAGTTACCCACTATATAAAGAGCCGATTAATCCCATGGAGCGAGCGCCTTGTGATGAGCCGTTAAGGGTGGGGGTTAGGGTTATTGATGCTTTTTGTGCAATGGCCAAAGGCCAGAGAGTGGGGATATTCGCAGGTAGCGGCGTCGGTAAAAGCACCTTATTGGGAATGATCGCCAAGCAATGCGATGCGGAAGTAAATGTCATCGCTATGATTGGCGAACGAGGTAGAGAAGTCAGCGAATTTATTCAGGATAATCTGGGCCCCAATGGTCTGAAGAAAAGCGTTGTTGTCGCGGCCACAGCGGACGAGCCTGCTCTGGTGCGCGTTCATGCTGCATTTGTCGCTACGGCTATCGCGGAATATTTCAGAGATCAAGGCAAGCACGTCATGCTGTATATGGACTCCATTACCAGACTGGCCACGGCGCAACGTGAAATAGGACTCGCGATCGGCGAGCCGCCAACGTCAAGGGGTTATACGCCCTCGACGTTCTCTTTACTGCCAAGGCTGACGGAGCGTGCGGGAATATTCAAAAGCGGCGGCTCTATCTCGGCGTTATATACAGTTTTGGTTGAAGGCGATGACTTCAATGAACCTGTCTCAGATACGGTTCGTTCTATCTTGGATGGCCATATCATGCTCAAGCGGCGCCTGGCTCATCAGGGGATATTTCCCGCCATTGATATTCGCGAAAGCATGAGCCGTCTTTTCCAGCGAGTGACAGGCAAAGAGCAGCAAGCGGCTGTAAGAGAATTGATCCGGCTCGAAAGTCTATATCAGGAATCCAAGGAACTGATTGAGTTGGGAGCATATAAACAAGGCGGAGATCCTGACATCGATTTGGCTATTCGGGTACATAAGTCTCTCAACAAGTTTATCTCTCAGTCTGAAGGCGAAAGTGGAGTTAGTAGGGACATTGTCGCCGCGCTAAAACAAGTTTTATCTGGAAAGTAA
- a CDS encoding flagellar hook capping FlgD N-terminal domain-containing protein, with translation MAIDSIARVSAEAGGLKQNTVGIEDFLQIFLTQLTFQDPLEPVDNREFIAQLAQFSSLETATRTNENIEGLLDVQSVAQTVGLIGKTVQVNDEQGFAVGKVSTITFNNGKPEITMVQEDGTPIVGISPSRISLVRE, from the coding sequence ATGGCGATAGATTCTATAGCGCGAGTGAGCGCCGAAGCTGGCGGATTAAAGCAGAACACGGTGGGAATCGAAGACTTCCTGCAAATATTCCTGACGCAGCTGACTTTCCAGGATCCATTGGAGCCAGTCGATAACAGAGAGTTTATTGCGCAGCTGGCTCAGTTTTCTTCGTTGGAGACCGCGACCAGAACGAATGAGAACATCGAAGGCTTGCTGGATGTGCAATCTGTGGCTCAAACCGTCGGCCTGATAGGAAAAACGGTGCAAGTAAATGATGAGCAGGGATTTGCTGTCGGCAAAGTTTCAACCATTACCTTTAATAATGGAAAGCCTGAAATAACGATGGTCCAGGAAGATGGCACGCCTATTGTGGGAATCAGTCCTTCAAGAATTTCTCTGGTGCGCGAATAA